The DNA sequence TTTTCCTGTGGTTCCTGATTTAGTGAAGACCTGTACAATTCCGTTAGCTCCGCGGGAACCATACAAAGCGGTTGAGGTTGCGTCTTTTAAAATGTTAATGCTTTCAATCTGGTTAGGGTCAAGATTAGGAGTTCCGTTCATCATAACACCATCTACGACCCATAAGGCCTGACTGGGGCCGTTGATGGTAGCGGTACCTCTGATTTTTACAGTTGCTGAAGATCCCGGGCGCCCTCCTCCCTGCATGATTTGTGCTCCCGCGGCTTTTCCTTGCAGAAGACTCGACACATCAGAAGTGTTGGCATCTTTTAATTTTTTGTCTGAGATTGTGGAAACGGCTGCTGTAAGGCTGGATCTCTTCTGAGCTTTATACCCTATAATTACAACATCTTCAATGTTTTTTTCCCGTAGTGTGTCTTTTTTTTTACCAGTCTGAGCGGATGCCAAACTGTATATTAAAAAAAAACACACAGTCGTTGTCAAACGTTTTGTTTGTTTATTCATACGTGCGTGATTTAATGGTGCGCACGAATGTACAAAAAAAATTACATCAATATTAATTTGATGTAAAAATTATCAATAATTAAAGGATTTGACTATTTTATTGGGTGATAGGTGGTGTTATGTTGTATAATATTTAATTTTATTAAATTGTGTAATGGTTCTGTATTCAGGAACTTATAGTTTATCCGGAATTGTTTTAATTATTTTTTAGTGTGGGGAAACAGGAGGATGGGAATGGAAAACATGCATGCTAAGGGCCAGTGAAACCCCAACAATGACCAGTCCTATTTTTACCCAGTCAATATTATGATTTTTATTGCTTTCAAAAATAATTACTGAAGAGATATGCAGGAAGATTCCTCCCACGATAGCTAAGAAGTAAGGTTGCAGATCCGGATTGAAATAATTACCCAATAGCATTCCCAGGGGAGAAGCAAGAGCAAACAAAGCAATGATCATATAAGTAGGATACAACGGCTTGCTTTGACCTTCTTTCCTGTTGAATAAAAATGCACCCAGAATAAAAGAAATCGGAATATTATGAAAAACAATTCCTAACAGATAAGGAGATAACACCACTTTTTCATTGGCAAGAGGAATTCCCTCTATGAAAGCGTGGACGAATAAGCCTACCATTAAAGCTGCAGGAAGAATATTATGTTCACTATGGTGATGGAAATGACCATGCTCAAAACCTTTGGTTAAAGCTTCCAGGATCATTTGCAGTAAGACTCCTAAAATAACAAAGATACCAATAACATTGCTTTTTTCTGAAGTGTATACCTGTGGGAAAACTTCATTTAAACAAATGGTAATCAGGAAACCCGCACTTAAAATCAAAAGGTTTTTAGCGAGCTTTTCTTTTTTACCAAAATGCTTTCCAAGGAATAACCCTGCAATTACACTTAGAATCAGTAAAAGAACTATGATCATGATTTTTTCTTAAATAAATTGATACAGCGTGGTGAAGTTTCTTTTTTAAAATCATTCAATTGATAATCACCCCAAATTTTGATCCGTTCAAAGCCGCATTCTACTGCGTAAGAATTGATCTCTTCCAATGTGTGAAGTTTCACTTTTTCGAAGAAATGATAAGGTTTGCCTTCTGATTCGAATCGTATATCTTTGACAATGTGCCTTCCTTCAATTTTTTTCCGGATTTTAAAATCAATGTCTCCACGACTGACCACAGACTCAGGAACCATTTTGCTCCGGACATATTCTTCATTAAGATAATCCAATACAAAATAGCCTCCGGGTTTTAAAACAGAATAAACGGATTGAAAAACTTTCCGATCATCACTTTCGTGATCAAAATACCCGAAACTTGTAAATAAATTGAAAACAGCATCCATAGGATCCGCATCTATAGGATTTCTCATGTCATGGACGTTGAATATAAGCGTCTGATTTTCAAATTGCTTATCAAATTCTATACTTTGTCTTGATAGATCAAGCCCCAAAACATCATACCCCAATTTATTAAGAAAAACAGAGTGTCTTCCTTTTCCGCAGGCTAAGTCGATAATTTTAGAAGAAGGTGGCAATTGAAGGCTTGCAGTAAGCTCTGTAATAAAGTTTTCAGCTTCTGTATAGTCTCTGTTGCTATAAAGTAAATGATAATAAGGGGTATCAAACCAAGATTCAAACCATTCCATAATGCAAAAATAACTAAATTTGTGCGGTAAAAGGAAAAGTATTTTAAGATTGAAAGATTGAAAAATTCAATTATTCAAAATATTGAAGGGCTAATCTTTTAATTTTTAAATTATTAAATCTTTTAATAACTATTTATGGATACAGAAAATATAAAAATTCAGATAAAAACTTTCTTCGGATTGGAGCAGATCTTAGCTGAAGAAATTAAAAAATTGGGCGGACGGAATGTTGAAGTTAAAAATCGTGCAGTAAACTGTGAAGGAGATTTAGGTTTTCTTTATAAAATCAATTATTCGGCAAGAACCGCTTTGAAAATCTTGGTTCCTGTTTTTGAGTTTAAGGCTTTTAACCAACATCAGTTCTATGATAAGCTTTTTAAAATGGAATGGGAACAGTTTATGGATGTCGACCAGTCATTTGCGATTGATGCTACTGTAAACTCTGAGACATTCAAGCATTCTCAGTTTGTGACTTTGAAGATGAAAGATGCAATCGTGGACTACTTTCAGGAAAAATTTAAAAAACGTCCCAACGTAGAGCCTAAAAATCCGGATATCAAATTCCACCTTCATATCGATAGAGAATTGGTAACTATTTCCTTAGACTCGTCCGGTGATCCTTTATTTAAAAGAGGATACAGAAGAGAACAGGGGGAAGCACCGATCAATGAAGTTTTGGCGAGCGGGATGCTTCAGCTTGCCGGTTGGGATGGAAAAGGAAACTTTCTTGATCCGATGTGTGGATCGGGAACTCTTTTAATTGAAGCGGCGATGATTGCTCTTGATCTCCCGGCGCAGATTTTTAGAAGAAGATTTGCTTTCCAAAACTGGAGTAACTATGATGCGGATCTATTTACCAAGATCAGAGAGTTCAGAGTGAACAGGGTAAGGGAATTTCATGGGAAAATTGTCGGTTATGATATCGATGGAAGGATGCTCAATGCAGCGGCAACAAATATTGAGGCTGCAGAAATGGAAGATATTATTGAAGTAAAAAGACAGAACTTTTTTGAATCTAAAAAAGAACTTTTTCCTTTATTAATGGTTTTCAATCCTCCAT is a window from the Chryseobacterium sp. T16E-39 genome containing:
- a CDS encoding class I SAM-dependent RNA methyltransferase, whose product is MDTENIKIQIKTFFGLEQILAEEIKKLGGRNVEVKNRAVNCEGDLGFLYKINYSARTALKILVPVFEFKAFNQHQFYDKLFKMEWEQFMDVDQSFAIDATVNSETFKHSQFVTLKMKDAIVDYFQEKFKKRPNVEPKNPDIKFHLHIDRELVTISLDSSGDPLFKRGYRREQGEAPINEVLASGMLQLAGWDGKGNFLDPMCGSGTLLIEAAMIALDLPAQIFRRRFAFQNWSNYDADLFTKIREFRVNRVREFHGKIVGYDIDGRMLNAAATNIEAAEMEDIIEVKRQNFFESKKELFPLLMVFNPPYDERISINDDDFYKKIGDTFKTHYPNTLAWLISSDLEAVKKIGLRPSRKIKLFNGKLETRFLQYEMYEGTKKVHKLENQ
- a CDS encoding ZIP family metal transporter gives rise to the protein MIVLLLILSVIAGLFLGKHFGKKEKLAKNLLILSAGFLITICLNEVFPQVYTSEKSNVIGIFVILGVLLQMILEALTKGFEHGHFHHHSEHNILPAALMVGLFVHAFIEGIPLANEKVVLSPYLLGIVFHNIPISFILGAFLFNRKEGQSKPLYPTYMIIALFALASPLGMLLGNYFNPDLQPYFLAIVGGIFLHISSVIIFESNKNHNIDWVKIGLVIVGVSLALSMHVFHSHPPVSPH
- a CDS encoding class I SAM-dependent methyltransferase; this translates as MEWFESWFDTPYYHLLYSNRDYTEAENFITELTASLQLPPSSKIIDLACGKGRHSVFLNKLGYDVLGLDLSRQSIEFDKQFENQTLIFNVHDMRNPIDADPMDAVFNLFTSFGYFDHESDDRKVFQSVYSVLKPGGYFVLDYLNEEYVRSKMVPESVVSRGDIDFKIRKKIEGRHIVKDIRFESEGKPYHFFEKVKLHTLEEINSYAVECGFERIKIWGDYQLNDFKKETSPRCINLFKKKS